The region GACAGCGATAAGCATGAAACACAAACCCGCATGCAAGAGCTAGATACCAACAGCCGCTTACAAGAGCTGGCGCGCTTACTCGGTGGCGATAAAATTACCGCCAACACCTTAGCCAATGCCCAAGAGCTATTGGTTAGCTAAACGTTAATCGTGAGGCGTGAGGCGTGAGGCGTGAGGCGCTGTACGTTAAACGCCGTACGCTTACATCGGATACCGAACTTGTAGAGGCCGTCTTCAGCTGGCCGGTTTTACGTAGCAAAACGTCTTTTAGCGCAACGCTACTTCTACTCTGGCGCTGTGCAGCGTGAAATAATAACGAATACGCACTAAAAAGCCCCGAATCGTTACGACTCGGGGCTTTTTTAATGGTCAATGAACCTTGGAAGCAACCCTTGGCCTAAACCAAACGGCGAGCAGCGCCGATCACTATCTCAATCGCCTGTTGTTCCGCCACTTGTACTTGCACGGGATCGGGCTTTTCTTGCTCACAGCGATTAACGATTACCCCCGCAATACAACCGGCCTTTAATCCCTGACTGGCACAGAAGGTAAATAAGGTAGCCGACTCCATCTCATAATTGAGCACTCCCATGGCTTGCCACTCAGCAAGGCTGCCTTGCAGACTCGCCGTCACACGGCCTGAATAGGTGTCGTAGCGCTCTTGGCCGGGGTAAAATGTATCGGACGAGGCAGTAATGCCCACATGCGGGCTTAAGCCCAATTCGCGCGCCGCATCCACCAGCGCGCAGCTGCAATCAAAATCGGCCACCGCAGGATATGCCAAAGGTGCAAAATGTAAACTCGCGCCATCTAGGCGTACCGCCGCGTTGGTGACTATCATGTCGCCCACATTAATAGTGGGCTGAATCGCCCCCGTAGTACCAATGCGCAAGAAAGTGGTCACGCCCAGTTGCGCCAGCTCTTCCAAGGCAATAGAAGTAGAAGGGCCGCCAATACCGGTTGAGCACACCACCACCGCCTTACCATCCAACTCACCGAGCCAAGAAGTAAATTCACGGTGACTGGCCAGCAAGCGCGGATTAGAAAGATGCCCAGCAATGCGGGCAACCCTGCTCGGATCGCCGGGCAGAATGGCCAAGCGCGCCCCTTGCAAGTCGTCAGTAGTGACCTTTAAGTGAAAAACCTGTGTCGTCATAAATTGTCGC is a window of Oceanisphaera sp. IT1-181 DNA encoding:
- the udp gene encoding uridine phosphorylase, with amino-acid sequence MTTQVFHLKVTTDDLQGARLAILPGDPSRVARIAGHLSNPRLLASHREFTSWLGELDGKAVVVCSTGIGGPSTSIALEELAQLGVTTFLRIGTTGAIQPTINVGDMIVTNAAVRLDGASLHFAPLAYPAVADFDCSCALVDAARELGLSPHVGITASSDTFYPGQERYDTYSGRVTASLQGSLAEWQAMGVLNYEMESATLFTFCASQGLKAGCIAGVIVNRCEQEKPDPVQVQVAEQQAIEIVIGAARRLV